One window of Candidatus Polarisedimenticolia bacterium genomic DNA carries:
- a CDS encoding PhzF family phenazine biosynthesis protein, translating into MALRYYLMDVFTDRMFGGNPLAVVPEAPSLSTETMQSIARELNLSETVFVFSPERGGLKKIRIFTPRSELPFAGHPTVGTAILLAELGLAPQPEGECRIVLEEGVGPVPVALRMRQGRPEFAQLTAAQLPEFRAPSLARETISAMLSLETADLHPGPLEPIAASCGVPFFFVPLRDRAAVGRASLDRTVWQKELAGQWAEHVLVYALEGELPGSDLRGRMFAPAAGIAEDPATGGAAVALAGYLARQRSETSGTFRWTLEQGFEMGRPSLLYLEAEKRAGEIIAVRVGGQAVVIGEGTLRIE; encoded by the coding sequence GTGGCGCTGCGTTATTACCTGATGGATGTCTTCACCGATCGGATGTTCGGCGGCAATCCGCTGGCCGTCGTCCCAGAGGCGCCGAGTCTGTCTACGGAAACGATGCAATCGATAGCGCGCGAGCTGAATCTCTCCGAGACGGTTTTCGTCTTCTCGCCTGAGCGCGGTGGACTCAAAAAGATCCGAATCTTCACCCCAAGAAGCGAGCTCCCTTTCGCCGGCCATCCGACGGTCGGGACGGCGATTCTTCTCGCCGAGCTGGGATTGGCGCCGCAGCCCGAAGGGGAGTGCCGTATCGTCCTTGAGGAAGGAGTCGGTCCCGTTCCAGTTGCCTTGCGGATGAGGCAGGGACGACCCGAGTTCGCGCAGCTCACGGCGGCACAGCTGCCGGAGTTTCGCGCCCCGTCTCTGGCCCGAGAGACAATCTCGGCGATGCTGTCTCTGGAGACGGCCGATCTCCACCCGGGACCGCTCGAGCCCATCGCCGCTTCCTGCGGCGTGCCGTTCTTCTTCGTCCCGCTGCGCGATCGCGCGGCCGTGGGACGCGCGTCTCTCGACCGGACGGTTTGGCAGAAGGAGCTGGCCGGCCAATGGGCCGAGCATGTCCTTGTCTACGCCCTGGAAGGGGAGCTTCCCGGCTCCGACCTGCGCGGCCGGATGTTCGCCCCCGCGGCGGGCATTGCGGAAGATCCCGCCACCGGCGGCGCGGCCGTAGCTCTTGCAGGTTACCTTGCGAGGCAGCGATCCGAGACCTCCGGCACCTTCCGCTGGACTCTCGAGCAGGGCTTCGAGATGGGACGCCCCAGCCTGCTCTACCTCGAAGCCGAGAAGCGCGCCGGCGAAATCATCGCCGTGCGCGTCGGCGGCCAGGCTGTCGTCATCGGCGAGGGAACCCTGCGAATCGAATAA